One window of Mauremys mutica isolate MM-2020 ecotype Southern chromosome 20, ASM2049712v1, whole genome shotgun sequence genomic DNA carries:
- the SLC44A2 gene encoding choline transporter-like protein 2 isoform X3, with amino-acid sequence MAKGPGRKDQDGTYGTPQKYDPSFKGPIHDRSCTDIVCCILLVIATVGYVVVGIVAWTHGDPRKVIYPTDSRGQFCGQLGTPNENKPFLFYFNILKCASPLVLLEFQCPTKQICVNKCPEQYLTYLNARKETKDFEYYKQFCVPGFDNPQKSLPKVLKDGDCPSMITPSKPLAHRCLPAINTKKGVIMVGNDTTFDDGLGQRRSVTELVEGAKKANMVLEARQLAMKIFEDYTVSWHWIIIGLVIAMVFSFIFVVLLRFLAGIMIWVMIVLVILVLGYGIIHCSLEYVRLKGEAGSDVTLKDLGFQTDLRVYLHLRQTWLAFIIILCIIEVIIILLLIFLRKRILIAIALIKEASRAVGHIMTSLVFPLCTFFLVCLCIAYWASTAVFLSTSNEAVYKVFNETSKCDYAGQTCIPETFNMTNITKQCPEARCLFAFYGGETAYHKYLIIFQIYNAFMFFWLANFVIALGQVTLAGAFASYYWAFKKPDDMPAFPLFSSFGRALRYHTGSLAFGSLILAIVQIIRVLLEYLDHRLKAAENKFAKFLLTCLKCCFWCLEKFIKFLNRNAYIMIAIYGTNFCTSAKNAFFLLMRNIIRVAVLDKVTDFLLFLGKLLIVGSVGILAFFFFSQRIDVVQDSAPTLNYYWVPILTVIVGSYLIAHGFFSVYAMCVDTLFLCFLEDLERNDGSSEKPYFMSSDLKKLLNKTNKGHLDA; translated from the exons GAATCGTAG CATGGACACACGGTGACCCCAGGAAGGTGATTTACCCCACAGACAGTCGTGGGCAGTTCTGTGGCCAGCTGGGAACTCCCAATGA GAACAAGCCTTTCCTGTTTTACTTCAACATCCTAAAGTGCGCCAGCCCCTTGGTGTTGCTGGAGTTCCAGTGTCCGACCAAACAG ATCTGTGTGAATAAGTGCCCAGAGCAGTATCTCACGTACCTGAATGCCAGGAAAGAAACCAAAGACTTTGAGTACTACAAGCAGTTCTGCGTCCCAGGATTTGACAATCCGCAGAAG agcCTCCCAAAAGTGCTGAAGGATGGAGACTGTCCGTCCATGATCACTCCCAGCAAACCCT TGGCGCACAGGTGTTTACCAGCAATCAACACCAAGAAAGGGGTCATCATGGTTGGGAACGACACGACCTTTGACGATGGACTGGGACAACGAAGGAGTGtgacagagctggtggagggggcCAA AAAAGCAAACATGGTTCTGGAAGCAAGACAACTGGCCATGAAGATCTTTGAAGATTACACAGTTTCCTGGCACTGGATAATAAT AGGTCTCGTGATTGCCATGGTGTTCAGCTTCATCTTCGTTGTCCTGCTTCGCTTCCTTGCTGGGATCATGATCTGGGTTATGATTGTGCTGGTGATCTTGGTGCTCGGATATG GAATTATCCACTGTTCCCTGGAATATGTCCGTCTAAAAGGAGAAGCAGGCTCTGATGTTACCCTGAAGGACCTGGGATTCCAGACGGATCTGCGTGTCTATCTCCACCTGAGGCAAACGTGGTTGGCCTTCA TAATTATCCTGTGCATCATAGAGGTGATCATCATTCTGTTACTCATCTTCCTCCGCAAGAGGATCCTCATTGCCATTGCGCTcatcaaggaagccagcag GGCTGTTGGTCACATCATGACGTCGCTGGTGTTTCCTCTGTGCACCTTCTTCCTGGTGTGTCTCTGCATTGCTTACTGGGCCAGCACCGCTGT TTTCTTATCTACTTCTAATGAGGCTGTCTACAAGGTGTTTAACGAAACGTCTAAATGTGATTATGCTGGGCAGACCTGCATACCAGAG ACATTCAATATGACCAACATCACCAAGCAGTGCCCAGAAGCCCGCTGCCTCTTTGCATTCTATGGGGGAGAGACGGCCTACCACAAATACCTCATCATCTTCCAGATCTATAATGCCTTTATGTTCTTCTGGCTGGCCAACTTTGTGATTGCGCTGGGCCAGGTCACGCTAGCCGGAGCCTTTGCTTCCTATTATTGGGCCTTCAAGAAACCCGATGACATGCCGGCtttccccctcttctcctccttcGGCCGGGCACTCAG GTATCACACTGGCTCGTTGGCCTTTGGGTCTCTGATTCTTGCCATTGTCCAGATCATCAGGGTCCTTCTGGAGTATCTGGATCACAGGCTGAAAG CTGCTGAGAATAAGTTTGCCAAGTTCCTGCTGACCTGTCTCAAATGCTGCTTCTGGTGCCTGGAAAAATTTATCAAGTTCCTGAACAGGAATGCATACATCATG ATTGCCATCTATGGCACCAACTTCTGCACTTCAGCCAAGAATGCATTCTTCCTGCTCATGAGGAACATTATCAG GGTGGCTGTTTTAGATAAAGTCACAGATTTTCTGCTCTTCCTTGGTAAACTCCTCATCGTGGGAAGTGTTG GAATCCTCgcctttttcttcttctcccaGCGGATAGATGTGGTTCAGGACAGTGCACCTACTCTCAATTACTATTGGGTCCCTATCCTG ACGGTGATCGTGGGCTCCTATCTCATTGCACATGGATTCTTCAGCGTCTATGCCATGTGTGTGGACACCCTCTTCCTTTGCTTCT tggAAGACCTGGAACGTAATGATGGTTCATCTGAAAAGCCTTACTTCATGTCGTCTGACCTGAAAAAACTTCTGAACAAGACAAACAAAGGTCACTTGGATGCATAG
- the SLC44A2 gene encoding choline transporter-like protein 2 isoform X4, whose amino-acid sequence MAGDEENYYGKHGTPQKYDPSFKGPIHDRSCTDIVCCILLVIATVGYVVVGIVAWTHGDPRKVIYPTDSRGQFCGQLGTPNENKPFLFYFNILKCASPLVLLEFQCPTKQICVNKCPEQYLTYLNARKETKDFEYYKQFCVPGFDNPQKSLPKVLKDGDCPSMITPSKPLAHRCLPAINTKKGVIMVGNDTTFDDGLGQRRSVTELVEGAKKANMVLEARQLAMKIFEDYTVSWHWIIIGLVIAMVFSFIFVVLLRFLAGIMIWVMIVLVILVLGYGIIHCSLEYVRLKGEAGSDVTLKDLGFQTDLRVYLHLRQTWLAFIIILCIIEVIIILLLIFLRKRILIAIALIKEASRAVGHIMTSLVFPLCTFFLVCLCIAYWASTAVFLSTSNEAVYKVFNETSKCDYAGQTCIPETFNMTNITKQCPEARCLFAFYGGETAYHKYLIIFQIYNAFMFFWLANFVIALGQVTLAGAFASYYWAFKKPDDMPAFPLFSSFGRALRYHTGSLAFGSLILAIVQIIRVLLEYLDHRLKAAENKFAKFLLTCLKCCFWCLEKFIKFLNRNAYIMIAIYGTNFCTSAKNAFFLLMRNIIRVAVLDKVTDFLLFLGKLLIVGSVGILAFFFFSQRIDVVQDSAPTLNYYWVPILTVIVGSYLIAHGFFSVYAMCVDTLFLCFLEDLERNDGSSEKPYFMSSDLKKLLNKTNKGHLDA is encoded by the exons GAATCGTAG CATGGACACACGGTGACCCCAGGAAGGTGATTTACCCCACAGACAGTCGTGGGCAGTTCTGTGGCCAGCTGGGAACTCCCAATGA GAACAAGCCTTTCCTGTTTTACTTCAACATCCTAAAGTGCGCCAGCCCCTTGGTGTTGCTGGAGTTCCAGTGTCCGACCAAACAG ATCTGTGTGAATAAGTGCCCAGAGCAGTATCTCACGTACCTGAATGCCAGGAAAGAAACCAAAGACTTTGAGTACTACAAGCAGTTCTGCGTCCCAGGATTTGACAATCCGCAGAAG agcCTCCCAAAAGTGCTGAAGGATGGAGACTGTCCGTCCATGATCACTCCCAGCAAACCCT TGGCGCACAGGTGTTTACCAGCAATCAACACCAAGAAAGGGGTCATCATGGTTGGGAACGACACGACCTTTGACGATGGACTGGGACAACGAAGGAGTGtgacagagctggtggagggggcCAA AAAAGCAAACATGGTTCTGGAAGCAAGACAACTGGCCATGAAGATCTTTGAAGATTACACAGTTTCCTGGCACTGGATAATAAT AGGTCTCGTGATTGCCATGGTGTTCAGCTTCATCTTCGTTGTCCTGCTTCGCTTCCTTGCTGGGATCATGATCTGGGTTATGATTGTGCTGGTGATCTTGGTGCTCGGATATG GAATTATCCACTGTTCCCTGGAATATGTCCGTCTAAAAGGAGAAGCAGGCTCTGATGTTACCCTGAAGGACCTGGGATTCCAGACGGATCTGCGTGTCTATCTCCACCTGAGGCAAACGTGGTTGGCCTTCA TAATTATCCTGTGCATCATAGAGGTGATCATCATTCTGTTACTCATCTTCCTCCGCAAGAGGATCCTCATTGCCATTGCGCTcatcaaggaagccagcag GGCTGTTGGTCACATCATGACGTCGCTGGTGTTTCCTCTGTGCACCTTCTTCCTGGTGTGTCTCTGCATTGCTTACTGGGCCAGCACCGCTGT TTTCTTATCTACTTCTAATGAGGCTGTCTACAAGGTGTTTAACGAAACGTCTAAATGTGATTATGCTGGGCAGACCTGCATACCAGAG ACATTCAATATGACCAACATCACCAAGCAGTGCCCAGAAGCCCGCTGCCTCTTTGCATTCTATGGGGGAGAGACGGCCTACCACAAATACCTCATCATCTTCCAGATCTATAATGCCTTTATGTTCTTCTGGCTGGCCAACTTTGTGATTGCGCTGGGCCAGGTCACGCTAGCCGGAGCCTTTGCTTCCTATTATTGGGCCTTCAAGAAACCCGATGACATGCCGGCtttccccctcttctcctccttcGGCCGGGCACTCAG GTATCACACTGGCTCGTTGGCCTTTGGGTCTCTGATTCTTGCCATTGTCCAGATCATCAGGGTCCTTCTGGAGTATCTGGATCACAGGCTGAAAG CTGCTGAGAATAAGTTTGCCAAGTTCCTGCTGACCTGTCTCAAATGCTGCTTCTGGTGCCTGGAAAAATTTATCAAGTTCCTGAACAGGAATGCATACATCATG ATTGCCATCTATGGCACCAACTTCTGCACTTCAGCCAAGAATGCATTCTTCCTGCTCATGAGGAACATTATCAG GGTGGCTGTTTTAGATAAAGTCACAGATTTTCTGCTCTTCCTTGGTAAACTCCTCATCGTGGGAAGTGTTG GAATCCTCgcctttttcttcttctcccaGCGGATAGATGTGGTTCAGGACAGTGCACCTACTCTCAATTACTATTGGGTCCCTATCCTG ACGGTGATCGTGGGCTCCTATCTCATTGCACATGGATTCTTCAGCGTCTATGCCATGTGTGTGGACACCCTCTTCCTTTGCTTCT tggAAGACCTGGAACGTAATGATGGTTCATCTGAAAAGCCTTACTTCATGTCGTCTGACCTGAAAAAACTTCTGAACAAGACAAACAAAGGTCACTTGGATGCATAG
- the SLC44A2 gene encoding choline transporter-like protein 2 isoform X1, whose amino-acid sequence MAKGPGRKDQDGTYGTPQKYDPSFKGPIHDRSCTDIVCCILLVIATVGYVVVGIVAWTHGDPRKVIYPTDSRGQFCGQLGTPNENKPFLFYFNILKCASPLVLLEFQCPTKQICVNKCPEQYLTYLNARKETKDFEYYKQFCVPGFDNPQKSLPKVLKDGDCPSMITPSKPLAHRCLPAINTKKGVIMVGNDTTFDDGLGQRRSVTELVEGAKKANMVLEARQLAMKIFEDYTVSWHWIIIGLVIAMVFSFIFVVLLRFLAGIMIWVMIVLVILVLGYGIIHCSLEYVRLKGEAGSDVTLKDLGFQTDLRVYLHLRQTWLAFIIILCIIEVIIILLLIFLRKRILIAIALIKEASRAVGHIMTSLVFPLCTFFLVCLCIAYWASTAVFLSTSNEAVYKVFNETSKCDYAGQTCIPETFNMTNITKQCPEARCLFAFYGGETAYHKYLIIFQIYNAFMFFWLANFVIALGQVTLAGAFASYYWAFKKPDDMPAFPLFSSFGRALRYHTGSLAFGSLILAIVQIIRVLLEYLDHRLKAAENKFAKFLLTCLKCCFWCLEKFIKFLNRNAYIMIAIYGTNFCTSAKNAFFLLMRNIIRVAVLDKVTDFLLFLGKLLIVGSVGILAFFFFSQRIDVVQDSAPTLNYYWVPILTVIVGSYLIAHGFFSVYAMCVDTLFLCFCEDLERNDGSPERPYYMSPELSEILLKGSLESSKSADSSAL is encoded by the exons GAATCGTAG CATGGACACACGGTGACCCCAGGAAGGTGATTTACCCCACAGACAGTCGTGGGCAGTTCTGTGGCCAGCTGGGAACTCCCAATGA GAACAAGCCTTTCCTGTTTTACTTCAACATCCTAAAGTGCGCCAGCCCCTTGGTGTTGCTGGAGTTCCAGTGTCCGACCAAACAG ATCTGTGTGAATAAGTGCCCAGAGCAGTATCTCACGTACCTGAATGCCAGGAAAGAAACCAAAGACTTTGAGTACTACAAGCAGTTCTGCGTCCCAGGATTTGACAATCCGCAGAAG agcCTCCCAAAAGTGCTGAAGGATGGAGACTGTCCGTCCATGATCACTCCCAGCAAACCCT TGGCGCACAGGTGTTTACCAGCAATCAACACCAAGAAAGGGGTCATCATGGTTGGGAACGACACGACCTTTGACGATGGACTGGGACAACGAAGGAGTGtgacagagctggtggagggggcCAA AAAAGCAAACATGGTTCTGGAAGCAAGACAACTGGCCATGAAGATCTTTGAAGATTACACAGTTTCCTGGCACTGGATAATAAT AGGTCTCGTGATTGCCATGGTGTTCAGCTTCATCTTCGTTGTCCTGCTTCGCTTCCTTGCTGGGATCATGATCTGGGTTATGATTGTGCTGGTGATCTTGGTGCTCGGATATG GAATTATCCACTGTTCCCTGGAATATGTCCGTCTAAAAGGAGAAGCAGGCTCTGATGTTACCCTGAAGGACCTGGGATTCCAGACGGATCTGCGTGTCTATCTCCACCTGAGGCAAACGTGGTTGGCCTTCA TAATTATCCTGTGCATCATAGAGGTGATCATCATTCTGTTACTCATCTTCCTCCGCAAGAGGATCCTCATTGCCATTGCGCTcatcaaggaagccagcag GGCTGTTGGTCACATCATGACGTCGCTGGTGTTTCCTCTGTGCACCTTCTTCCTGGTGTGTCTCTGCATTGCTTACTGGGCCAGCACCGCTGT TTTCTTATCTACTTCTAATGAGGCTGTCTACAAGGTGTTTAACGAAACGTCTAAATGTGATTATGCTGGGCAGACCTGCATACCAGAG ACATTCAATATGACCAACATCACCAAGCAGTGCCCAGAAGCCCGCTGCCTCTTTGCATTCTATGGGGGAGAGACGGCCTACCACAAATACCTCATCATCTTCCAGATCTATAATGCCTTTATGTTCTTCTGGCTGGCCAACTTTGTGATTGCGCTGGGCCAGGTCACGCTAGCCGGAGCCTTTGCTTCCTATTATTGGGCCTTCAAGAAACCCGATGACATGCCGGCtttccccctcttctcctccttcGGCCGGGCACTCAG GTATCACACTGGCTCGTTGGCCTTTGGGTCTCTGATTCTTGCCATTGTCCAGATCATCAGGGTCCTTCTGGAGTATCTGGATCACAGGCTGAAAG CTGCTGAGAATAAGTTTGCCAAGTTCCTGCTGACCTGTCTCAAATGCTGCTTCTGGTGCCTGGAAAAATTTATCAAGTTCCTGAACAGGAATGCATACATCATG ATTGCCATCTATGGCACCAACTTCTGCACTTCAGCCAAGAATGCATTCTTCCTGCTCATGAGGAACATTATCAG GGTGGCTGTTTTAGATAAAGTCACAGATTTTCTGCTCTTCCTTGGTAAACTCCTCATCGTGGGAAGTGTTG GAATCCTCgcctttttcttcttctcccaGCGGATAGATGTGGTTCAGGACAGTGCACCTACTCTCAATTACTATTGGGTCCCTATCCTG ACGGTGATCGTGGGCTCCTATCTCATTGCACATGGATTCTTCAGCGTCTATGCCATGTGTGTGGACACCCTCTTCCTTTGCTTCT GTGAAGACCTGGAGAGGAATGATGGATCTCCTGAGCGACCTTACTACATGTCCCCAGAGCTGAGTGAAATCCTGCTGAAGGGGAGCCTAGAATCATCCAAAAGTGCTGATAGCTcggctctctga
- the SLC44A2 gene encoding choline transporter-like protein 2 isoform X2, whose product MAGDEENYYGKHGTPQKYDPSFKGPIHDRSCTDIVCCILLVIATVGYVVVGIVAWTHGDPRKVIYPTDSRGQFCGQLGTPNENKPFLFYFNILKCASPLVLLEFQCPTKQICVNKCPEQYLTYLNARKETKDFEYYKQFCVPGFDNPQKSLPKVLKDGDCPSMITPSKPLAHRCLPAINTKKGVIMVGNDTTFDDGLGQRRSVTELVEGAKKANMVLEARQLAMKIFEDYTVSWHWIIIGLVIAMVFSFIFVVLLRFLAGIMIWVMIVLVILVLGYGIIHCSLEYVRLKGEAGSDVTLKDLGFQTDLRVYLHLRQTWLAFIIILCIIEVIIILLLIFLRKRILIAIALIKEASRAVGHIMTSLVFPLCTFFLVCLCIAYWASTAVFLSTSNEAVYKVFNETSKCDYAGQTCIPETFNMTNITKQCPEARCLFAFYGGETAYHKYLIIFQIYNAFMFFWLANFVIALGQVTLAGAFASYYWAFKKPDDMPAFPLFSSFGRALRYHTGSLAFGSLILAIVQIIRVLLEYLDHRLKAAENKFAKFLLTCLKCCFWCLEKFIKFLNRNAYIMIAIYGTNFCTSAKNAFFLLMRNIIRVAVLDKVTDFLLFLGKLLIVGSVGILAFFFFSQRIDVVQDSAPTLNYYWVPILTVIVGSYLIAHGFFSVYAMCVDTLFLCFCEDLERNDGSPERPYYMSPELSEILLKGSLESSKSADSSAL is encoded by the exons GAATCGTAG CATGGACACACGGTGACCCCAGGAAGGTGATTTACCCCACAGACAGTCGTGGGCAGTTCTGTGGCCAGCTGGGAACTCCCAATGA GAACAAGCCTTTCCTGTTTTACTTCAACATCCTAAAGTGCGCCAGCCCCTTGGTGTTGCTGGAGTTCCAGTGTCCGACCAAACAG ATCTGTGTGAATAAGTGCCCAGAGCAGTATCTCACGTACCTGAATGCCAGGAAAGAAACCAAAGACTTTGAGTACTACAAGCAGTTCTGCGTCCCAGGATTTGACAATCCGCAGAAG agcCTCCCAAAAGTGCTGAAGGATGGAGACTGTCCGTCCATGATCACTCCCAGCAAACCCT TGGCGCACAGGTGTTTACCAGCAATCAACACCAAGAAAGGGGTCATCATGGTTGGGAACGACACGACCTTTGACGATGGACTGGGACAACGAAGGAGTGtgacagagctggtggagggggcCAA AAAAGCAAACATGGTTCTGGAAGCAAGACAACTGGCCATGAAGATCTTTGAAGATTACACAGTTTCCTGGCACTGGATAATAAT AGGTCTCGTGATTGCCATGGTGTTCAGCTTCATCTTCGTTGTCCTGCTTCGCTTCCTTGCTGGGATCATGATCTGGGTTATGATTGTGCTGGTGATCTTGGTGCTCGGATATG GAATTATCCACTGTTCCCTGGAATATGTCCGTCTAAAAGGAGAAGCAGGCTCTGATGTTACCCTGAAGGACCTGGGATTCCAGACGGATCTGCGTGTCTATCTCCACCTGAGGCAAACGTGGTTGGCCTTCA TAATTATCCTGTGCATCATAGAGGTGATCATCATTCTGTTACTCATCTTCCTCCGCAAGAGGATCCTCATTGCCATTGCGCTcatcaaggaagccagcag GGCTGTTGGTCACATCATGACGTCGCTGGTGTTTCCTCTGTGCACCTTCTTCCTGGTGTGTCTCTGCATTGCTTACTGGGCCAGCACCGCTGT TTTCTTATCTACTTCTAATGAGGCTGTCTACAAGGTGTTTAACGAAACGTCTAAATGTGATTATGCTGGGCAGACCTGCATACCAGAG ACATTCAATATGACCAACATCACCAAGCAGTGCCCAGAAGCCCGCTGCCTCTTTGCATTCTATGGGGGAGAGACGGCCTACCACAAATACCTCATCATCTTCCAGATCTATAATGCCTTTATGTTCTTCTGGCTGGCCAACTTTGTGATTGCGCTGGGCCAGGTCACGCTAGCCGGAGCCTTTGCTTCCTATTATTGGGCCTTCAAGAAACCCGATGACATGCCGGCtttccccctcttctcctccttcGGCCGGGCACTCAG GTATCACACTGGCTCGTTGGCCTTTGGGTCTCTGATTCTTGCCATTGTCCAGATCATCAGGGTCCTTCTGGAGTATCTGGATCACAGGCTGAAAG CTGCTGAGAATAAGTTTGCCAAGTTCCTGCTGACCTGTCTCAAATGCTGCTTCTGGTGCCTGGAAAAATTTATCAAGTTCCTGAACAGGAATGCATACATCATG ATTGCCATCTATGGCACCAACTTCTGCACTTCAGCCAAGAATGCATTCTTCCTGCTCATGAGGAACATTATCAG GGTGGCTGTTTTAGATAAAGTCACAGATTTTCTGCTCTTCCTTGGTAAACTCCTCATCGTGGGAAGTGTTG GAATCCTCgcctttttcttcttctcccaGCGGATAGATGTGGTTCAGGACAGTGCACCTACTCTCAATTACTATTGGGTCCCTATCCTG ACGGTGATCGTGGGCTCCTATCTCATTGCACATGGATTCTTCAGCGTCTATGCCATGTGTGTGGACACCCTCTTCCTTTGCTTCT GTGAAGACCTGGAGAGGAATGATGGATCTCCTGAGCGACCTTACTACATGTCCCCAGAGCTGAGTGAAATCCTGCTGAAGGGGAGCCTAGAATCATCCAAAAGTGCTGATAGCTcggctctctga